A genome region from Pristis pectinata isolate sPriPec2 chromosome 4, sPriPec2.1.pri, whole genome shotgun sequence includes the following:
- the ripply3 gene encoding protein ripply3 isoform X2, whose product METALYCVRAKVAQTCRCCRGRQAETGTLGQAQSSSALWRPWVTTARDTEKHRRSSFGSVPDGSGSRQSLGFKHPVRLKRNQTMDSETQVKSSENNLQKIFCNNGHQVNF is encoded by the exons ATGGAAACTGCACTTTACTGTGTCCGGGCCAAAGTCGCACAGACCTGCCGCTGTTGCAGGGGGAGGCAAGCAGAAACAGGGACCCTAGGCCAGGCTCAGAG TTCTTCGGCGTTATGGAGACCCTGGGTCACCACAGCCAGAGACACGGAGAAGCACAGGCGGAGCTCG TTTGGTTCAGTTCCTGATGGTTCAGGGAGCAGACAATCCTTGGGATTTAAACACCCAGTCAG GTTGAAAAGGAATCAGACTATGGATTCTGAAACCCAAGTGAAATCCAGTGAAAATAACCTTCAGAAAATCTTTTGCAACAATGGTCATCAAGTAAACTTCTAA
- the ripply3 gene encoding protein ripply3 isoform X3, with product METALYCVRAKVAQTCRCCRGRQAETGTLGQAQSSSALWRPWVTTARDTEKHRRSSFGSVPDGSGSRQSLGFKHPVRWTRKLQSIYREFEL from the exons ATGGAAACTGCACTTTACTGTGTCCGGGCCAAAGTCGCACAGACCTGCCGCTGTTGCAGGGGGAGGCAAGCAGAAACAGGGACCCTAGGCCAGGCTCAGAG TTCTTCGGCGTTATGGAGACCCTGGGTCACCACAGCCAGAGACACGGAGAAGCACAGGCGGAGCTCG TTTGGTTCAGTTCCTGATGGTTCAGGGAGCAGACAATCCTTGGGATTTAAACACCCAGTCAG GTGGACCAGGAAACTCCAATCAATTTATAGAGAGTTTGAACTGTGA
- the ripply3 gene encoding protein ripply3 isoform X1, with amino-acid sequence METALYCVRAKVAQTCRCCRGRQAETGTLGQAQSSSALWRPWVTTARDTEKHRRSSFGSVPDGSGSRQSLGFKHPVRLYLPRSKADHYLHLMGEKVLASFPVQATMHFYNDDSDTEEEEEQEEFVSLDLESENAPETTEMFWKQ; translated from the exons ATGGAAACTGCACTTTACTGTGTCCGGGCCAAAGTCGCACAGACCTGCCGCTGTTGCAGGGGGAGGCAAGCAGAAACAGGGACCCTAGGCCAGGCTCAGAG TTCTTCGGCGTTATGGAGACCCTGGGTCACCACAGCCAGAGACACGGAGAAGCACAGGCGGAGCTCG TTTGGTTCAGTTCCTGATGGTTCAGGGAGCAGACAATCCTTGGGATTTAAACACCCAGTCAG GCTGTACCTGCCCAGATCCAAGGCTGACCACTACCTGCATCTTATGGGAGAAAAGGTTTTGGCGAGTTTCCCCGTTCAGGCAACAATGCACTTTTATAATGATGATTCGGACAcggaagaggaggaggaacaggaggagtTCGTGTCCCTTGACTTGGAATCGGAAAATGCTCCGGAAACAACGGAGATGTTTTGGAAACAGTGA